The following is a genomic window from Crocinitomicaceae bacterium.
ATCAGTCATAGAATGCCAGAAAAAACCTAGGGTATCAATCGTATCATTCAACATCGTACATTTATAAAAACTAGAAATTGAACCAGAACCGTCCCAGCTTGATGCACCAACTATCCACTTGGCAGATATGTTCGGGAACAAGGTGTCTGATTGAGCGTTTGATAAGTGGCAAAAACTCCACAATGTAATAGCTGTTAAGAGATTTTTCATGAACTGTGAATTTTAGTCCACTTTTAACAACGATTAAATAGTGGTTTTGGTTGGGATTTGGTGAATGGTCAAAACATACTGAATGCTATCCCTCAGCCCTAACCCCTAATCCCTAATCCCTAACCCCTAATCCCTAATCCCTCACTTAAACCCCCAATCATACTTATCCAAATCAATCAGGCAAGCGGTGAGCAAATCAATACCTGCTTGAATATCGTCTTTGTCGGCCATTTCAATTACCTGGTGCAGGTGTCGGGTTGGTACAGAAACGGCGCCGGCAATGGAACCTCCTTTGGTCATACGTTGAATTCCGGCTGTATCGGTTCCGCCTGCGGTGAGAATTTCAGGTTGCCATTTAATTTTATGTTTATCTGCCGTTTGTTTCATGTAGCGCACCATGCGATAATCACAAATTGCTGATGCATCCATAATTTTGATGGCAGTGCCCTGACCAAGACGTGTTATTTTTTCATGTTCGGCGGCGCCGGGTAAATCAAATGCAATGGTGGTATCTAAGCCAAATCCAAAATCTGGATCTATTTTCAGTGCAGAAACATTAGCACCGCGAATGCCTACTTCCTCTTGCACGGTAAAAACACCATACACATCATACGGCACTTTTTTTCCTTTTAATTTTCTCAATGTTTCAATCAACATAAAAACAGCCAATCGATTATCTAATGATTTGCTGTTAACGCAATTTCCCATTTGAATGAATTCACGTTCACGGGTTACAGGATCACCAATGTTGATGTGTTTTTCAACTTCTTTTTTTGGCAGACCGGTATCAATAAAATAATCAGTGAGTTTAGCAACATGATTCCGTTCTTCAGGCGTCATCACGTGAATGGGTTTTGAAGCCATCACACCCATAATATCTTTTTTACCGTGAATGATAACGCGCTGTGCTGTGAGCGTTTTTGGATCAAATCCACCTAAGGTAGTAAAGCGCAAAAATCCTTTATCATCAATATGTGTAATCATGAATCCGATTTCATCCATGTGCGCACCAATCATTACTTTTTTGCGATCTTCTGATGATTTTGTTTTTTGCGTTCCTTTTTTTACAGCATACACATTGCCTAGATTATCGGTTGAAATTTCATCAGCCAGCGTTTGAACTTCTTTGATGACTAGTTCGCGCACTTTTTGCTCAAAGCCTGGCGCACCGGGTGTTTTACAAATTTGTTCAAGTAGTTTCAGGTTCATAGTGGAGTTAATTTATTGCGTGTTGGAATTCTTGTCTTTGCCAAATCGCACAGCTATCATAACAGGCAAAGCAATGAGACAAATAAGTAAAATTAAAATTCCTTGCACGGTGGGTTGGACTGATGTAATATTTTCTTTTAACAAGCCATTGGGTAATGATTCATTAAAAAGAATTGTACGCAAAGAGACATCTGTTGTAAGTTCTGCAAATTCACCTTTTATAGTGGCTTGAAAAATTTCAGCGGGATAGAAATAAAAAAACGAACCCAGAATTCCGAACGCGATAAGGAAGATGAGAATATACTTTACCATGAATCAAAATTAAGTTCAAGCAAGCAGTATTTAACCAGGTGCGCAGAATACTTATCAAACGATGAAGGTTAAGCAAGCCACCAAGCCTTTTCATATAATTTATTGACAATTAGAGAGAAATATTTTATGCCGTGGCTTGTGGTAATAAAAAAATATTATCTTTAAACCACTAACTACTAAAGCGATAAACTATGTTAAAGAGTATTGGAATGTTATTATTAGGGCTAGGTGTAACAGGCTGCATCATCTATCCTATGGGATATATTCCCACATCATTGTATTTTATTACAGAAATGGGAGCAGGAGCTACATGGGGAGCATTAATTGGGCTGGTTGTGCTGGGCGGTATTCTTACATTCATGGGAATGCGTGCAGCAAAAGCTGAAAATAAATAAGGTAAAATTCCTTGAAACAAAAAACGCCTTCGAAAACCGAAGGCGTTTTTTTTGTTTAGAATTATCAATTAGCAAAACTGATCATATACTTGTTTCAAATGATCAGAAAGCATTTCAGCAGAGCGACCTTCAATATGGTGACGCTCTAAAAAGTGCACTAGGGTACCATTTTTGAAAAACGCAATAGAAGGAGATGAAGGAGGATAAGGCAAGGTATACTTGCGAGCCTGAGCAACTGCGTCTCCATCAACGCCTGCAAATACGGTAAGTTTTTTCATTGGCAGTTTTGCGTGTTTCAATGAACTTAAAACACCCGGACGCATAGCACCGGCGGCACATCCGCAAACTGAATTAATTACTAATAAAGCCGTATCCTGTGTATTTAATGCATTGTCAACAGCCTCTGCATTTTCAAGGCTTACAAATCCTGCATCTACTAATTGTGCCTTCATCGGCATCGTGAGTTCTGGTGGGTACATGGTCAATAATTTATAAATAGTACTGGTGCAAAGGTCGTAAGAATTATATGAATAAATTCATCCAACAAAAATTTTTAACGGGTCAGGTATTGTTGCTTGGTATGCAGAATCAATGAATTGCTATCTATTTTTGTTTTTTATTGAATTAGATTCTATCTTTGTCGCAGTTCTTACAATTATTAACTTATAAAGAAAGGTGGAGGGACCGGCCCTGTGAAACCTTGGCAACCTGGTCAGTCAAAAGACTAAGGTGCCAATTCCTGTTCACTTCAGGTGAACAATATAAGCCATGATCACTTTTCCGGTCTCGCCCCTGCACGTGTTATGAATGACATCAGGGAAATAATTAAACATCGCATTTTGGTATTGGATGGTGCCATGGGTACCATGATTCAGCGGTATAAACTCACTGAAGAAGATTTCAGAAAAGGTTGGTTTGAAGATCATCCAAAATCGCTTAAAGGCAATAATGATTTATTGGTGCTCACACGGCCGGATATCATCAAAGCAATACACCGTGAATATTTAGAAGCCGGGGCAGATATTTTAGAAACAAATACCTTCAGTGGAACAAGCATAGCACAGGCAGATTATCAACTTGAAAAATATGCGTATGATATCAATTACCATGGTGCAAAAATTGCACGGGAAGTTTGCGATGAGTTCACTAAAAAAGATCCATCAAAACCCAGATTTGTTGCCGGTTCAATTGGACCCACCAATGTGACTCTTTCTATTTCTCCTAATGTGAATGATCCGGGTTATCGTGTGACTACGTTTGACAAAATGGTAACGGCTTATGAAGAACAAGTAAAAGGGTTGATTGACGGTGGTGCAGATATTCTGCTGATTGAAACAATTTTTGATACACTCAATGCAAAAGCCGCCATGTTTGCTGTACAAAATGTGCAGGAAAAGATGCAAACTAATTTGCCAATTATGATCTCAGGCACTATTACAGATGCCAGCGGAAGAACCCTTTCAGGTCAAACAGCAGAAGCCTTTTTAATTTCAGTTCAGCATGCAGATTTGTTGAGCGTGGGATTAAATTGTGCCTTGGGTGCATCTACCTTGAGACCTTATCTTCAAGTTCTGAAAAACAAAGCACCCTTTGCCATTTCAGCACATCCTAATGCAGGTTTGCCGAATGAAATGGGTCAATACGATGAAACGCCTGAACTGATGGCAAAACAAATTAAAACCTATTTGGATGAAGGATTGGTAAATATTGTTGGAGGCTGTTGCGGTACAACACCGGCTCATATAAAAGCCATTGCTGAGCTTGTAAAAAATTATCTACCGGTTGAAAAAGCATAAAGAGACACATTGAAATATCTGAGGCTGATGTTCGTCTGTATAGGCATATTTTCAGAGCTAATTGCTGAGTATAAAAGATGAAAATGCATCAAAAGAAAAAAACAAGATGGCACATTTTGGAAAAATTTTAGGCGGAGGATTGGGTTGGGCTTTTGGCGGACCATTAGGTGCATTAATTGGTGTAGCTATTGGGGGCATATTAGATGTGGGTGCAACAAAAACTCCCGTAAAACAACAAGCACATTCACATCAAAACAGAAATTACAGACAACACCAAACGCAAGAAGGAGATTTTGGAGTTGCGCTCATTGCTCTGTCTGCCGTGGTGATGAAGGCAGATGGAAAAATATTAAAGTCAGAAGTACAATTTGTTCGTGATTTTTTTGCTCAGCAATTTGGTCATCAACGCACCAATGAATACATCAAGCTACTGCAAGAAATTCTCAAACAGAATATTCAGGTGCGTGAAATTTGTTTCCAGATCAGACAGAACATGGAACATCCACTGCGTCTTGAATTACTCCGTTATTTGTTTGAAGTGTCACGTGCTGATGGCAATGTTGACCGATCTGAAGTAAACATCATTCAACACATTGCCAATTATCTGGGTATATCTGAGAAAGATTTTCTTTCATTGAAGAACATGTATTACAAGGATGTTGACTCAGCCTATAAAATTTTAGAAATTAATACCAATGCTACCGATGAAGAAGTGAAAAAAGCTTATCGGAAAATGGCAATAAAATATCACCCTGATAAATTGAGTGGACTTGGAGAAGAGTTTGAAAAAAACGGCAAAGAAAAATTCCAAAAAGTGCAGGAAGCTTACGATAAAATTAAAAAGGAAAGAGGATTTAAATGATATCCAGCCATCCAAAATGAATGGATATAAAACACACATATTAAAATGAATTTACACACGGATTATAAAGGAAAATATCAGTACAAATGGTCAAATCTACCCAACATGAAGTTGAGTGGATTAGAGCCATTGGAAATTACAGCAGAATCAAATTTTGTGAATATTGGTGAGCGTACTAACGTAGCCGGTTCTGCTAAATTTTTACGACACATCAAAGAAGGTCAGTTTGAAGAAGCATTGCAAATTGCCAGAGATCAGGTTGAGGGTGGTGCACAAATCATTGACATCAATATGGATGATGGTTTGATTGATGGAAAAGAAGCCATGGTAAAATTTCTCAATCTCATTGCATCTGAGCCTGACATTGCGCGTGTACCGGTTATGATTGATTCATCTAAATGGGAAATCATTGAAGCCGGTTTGAAATGTGTGCAGGGAAAATGTGTGGTGAATTCTATCAGTTTGAAAGAAGGTGAAGATAAATTTATTGAACAGGCAAAAAAAATAAAACAATACGGTGCAGCAGCTGTGGTCATGGCATTTGATGAGGTTGGTCAGGCAGATTCTTATGAAAGACGCATTGCTATTTGTGAAAGAAGTTATCGTATTTTGGTTGATAAAGTAAAATTTCCGCCGCAGGACATTATTTTTGACCCCAATGTTTTTCCAGTTGCAACAGGTATGGATGAGCACCGTCGCAATGCGTTAGATTTTTTTCTGGCAACAAGATGGATTCGCGAAAATTTACCCGGTGCACATGTGAGTGGGGGAATTTCAAATGTTTCCTTTTCGTTTCGTGGCAACAATCCGGTGCGTGAGGCTATGCACTCAGCATTTCTTTTTCACGCAATCAATGAAGGTCTTGATATGGGTATTGTAAACCCAACCATGTTAGAAGTGTATGATGAAATTCCAAAAGATTTACTTGAGCATGTAGAGGATGTTTTGCTTGACCGTAGGGCTGATGCAACCGATAGATTGTTAACTTTTGCTGAAACGGTGGCCGGAACTTCCAAAGAGAAAAAGACAGAGTTAGAATGGAGAAAAGAATCTTTGCAAGAGCGCATTACTTATTCACTGGTAAAAGGCGTAACTGAATTTATTGAGCAAGATGTTGAAGAGGCAAGGTTGTCTGTGAAACTGCCTATTGAAGTAATTGAAGGACATTTGATGACCGGAATGAATGTAGTGGGTGATTTGTTTGGTGCCGGAAAAATGTTTTTACCGCAAGTAGTAAAATCTGCTAGGGTTATGAAAAAGGCCGTGGCTTATCTTCTACCTTATATTGAAGCATCAAAAACTGAAACAAAAGCAAAGGGAAAAGTTTTACTTGCAACCGTGAAGGGAGATGTGCATGATATAGGAAAAAATATTGTGGGTGTTGTGCTTGGTTGCAATAATTATGAAATTATTGATTTGGGTGTCATGGTGCCGGCTGAAAAAATTCTACAGGCAGCGCGTGAACATAATGTAGATATTATTGGATTAAGTGGTCTTATCACCCCATCGCTGGATGAAATGGTACACGTTGCGAAAGAAATGCAGCGAGAAGATTTTTCTATTCCGCTTTTAATTGGAGGTGCAACCACTTCAAAAGTTCATACGGCGGTAAAAATTGAACAGAATTATCAGCGTGGGCAAACTGTTTATGTATTGGATGCATCTCGGTCAGTTACGGTTGTATCAAGTTTGTTGAGCGATGAGAGGAATAAGTTTGTGCAAGAAGTGAAAGCAGATTATCAGCGCATGCGAGAAACTTATGCCAGCAAAAAACAATTCAAAGTATATCTGCCAATTGAAGAAGCAAGAAAAAATAAGTTAAGTATTGACTGGAAAAATCAACCTCCC
Proteins encoded in this region:
- a CDS encoding M42 family metallopeptidase, giving the protein MNLKLLEQICKTPGAPGFEQKVRELVIKEVQTLADEISTDNLGNVYAVKKGTQKTKSSEDRKKVMIGAHMDEIGFMITHIDDKGFLRFTTLGGFDPKTLTAQRVIIHGKKDIMGVMASKPIHVMTPEERNHVAKLTDYFIDTGLPKKEVEKHINIGDPVTREREFIQMGNCVNSKSLDNRLAVFMLIETLRKLKGKKVPYDVYGVFTVQEEVGIRGANVSALKIDPDFGFGLDTTIAFDLPGAAEHEKITRLGQGTAIKIMDASAICDYRMVRYMKQTADKHKIKWQPEILTAGGTDTAGIQRMTKGGSIAGAVSVPTRHLHQVIEMADKDDIQAGIDLLTACLIDLDKYDWGFK
- a CDS encoding BrxA/BrxB family bacilliredoxin; translation: MYPPELTMPMKAQLVDAGFVSLENAEAVDNALNTQDTALLVINSVCGCAAGAMRPGVLSSLKHAKLPMKKLTVFAGVDGDAVAQARKYTLPYPPSSPSIAFFKNGTLVHFLERHHIEGRSAEMLSDHLKQVYDQFC
- a CDS encoding homocysteine S-methyltransferase family protein, whose product is MNDIREIIKHRILVLDGAMGTMIQRYKLTEEDFRKGWFEDHPKSLKGNNDLLVLTRPDIIKAIHREYLEAGADILETNTFSGTSIAQADYQLEKYAYDINYHGAKIAREVCDEFTKKDPSKPRFVAGSIGPTNVTLSISPNVNDPGYRVTTFDKMVTAYEEQVKGLIDGGADILLIETIFDTLNAKAAMFAVQNVQEKMQTNLPIMISGTITDASGRTLSGQTAEAFLISVQHADLLSVGLNCALGASTLRPYLQVLKNKAPFAISAHPNAGLPNEMGQYDETPELMAKQIKTYLDEGLVNIVGGCCGTTPAHIKAIAELVKNYLPVEKA
- a CDS encoding TerB family tellurite resistance protein, with the translated sequence MAHFGKILGGGLGWAFGGPLGALIGVAIGGILDVGATKTPVKQQAHSHQNRNYRQHQTQEGDFGVALIALSAVVMKADGKILKSEVQFVRDFFAQQFGHQRTNEYIKLLQEILKQNIQVREICFQIRQNMEHPLRLELLRYLFEVSRADGNVDRSEVNIIQHIANYLGISEKDFLSLKNMYYKDVDSAYKILEINTNATDEEVKKAYRKMAIKYHPDKLSGLGEEFEKNGKEKFQKVQEAYDKIKKERGFK
- the metH gene encoding methionine synthase produces the protein MNLHTDYKGKYQYKWSNLPNMKLSGLEPLEITAESNFVNIGERTNVAGSAKFLRHIKEGQFEEALQIARDQVEGGAQIIDINMDDGLIDGKEAMVKFLNLIASEPDIARVPVMIDSSKWEIIEAGLKCVQGKCVVNSISLKEGEDKFIEQAKKIKQYGAAAVVMAFDEVGQADSYERRIAICERSYRILVDKVKFPPQDIIFDPNVFPVATGMDEHRRNALDFFLATRWIRENLPGAHVSGGISNVSFSFRGNNPVREAMHSAFLFHAINEGLDMGIVNPTMLEVYDEIPKDLLEHVEDVLLDRRADATDRLLTFAETVAGTSKEKKTELEWRKESLQERITYSLVKGVTEFIEQDVEEARLSVKLPIEVIEGHLMTGMNVVGDLFGAGKMFLPQVVKSARVMKKAVAYLLPYIEASKTETKAKGKVLLATVKGDVHDIGKNIVGVVLGCNNYEIIDLGVMVPAEKILQAAREHNVDIIGLSGLITPSLDEMVHVAKEMQREDFSIPLLIGGATTSKVHTAVKIEQNYQRGQTVYVLDASRSVTVVSSLLSDERNKFVQEVKADYQRMRETYASKKQFKVYLPIEEARKNKLSIDWKNQPPVKPAFIGTKEFIAYDLNELREYIDWTPFFHTWELRGKYPRILSDELMGAEATKLFDDANKMLDDLIREKWIQANAVIGIWPANSVNDDDIQIYKDESRKEILYTQIGMRQQLKKAAGLPNECVADFIAPVETGLIDYVGGFVVTAGMGIENKLAEFEADHHDYHAILLKALADRLAEAFAERLHERVRQEFWAYEKTNLAKEELIAEKYTGIRPAPGYPANPDHTEKPGLFTLLDAQQKTGVHLTESLAMTPAASVSGWYFAHPQSHYFGVGKITEDQLESIAKRRGMELETMRRWLSPCMD